The following are encoded together in the Cicer arietinum cultivar CDC Frontier isolate Library 1 chromosome 2, Cicar.CDCFrontier_v2.0, whole genome shotgun sequence genome:
- the LOC101502612 gene encoding phosphoinositide phospholipase C 4-like — MGSYRVCVCFRRKFKSGEAEPPHEIRELFNKYSEGGAHMTPDQLCRFLTEVQGEVVNDNDQLNPQKLVEDLLHKRHHITKFARHNLTLDDFHHYLFSTDLNPPIRSQVHQDMTAPLTHYFIYTGHNSYLTGNQLSSDCSDIPIIKALNRGVRVVELDIWPNSTKDDILVLHGRTLTTPVELIKCLKSIKDHAFSASPYPVIITLEDHLTPELQAKAAQMITQTFEDMLFCPNDENLTNVPSPEELKYRIMISTKPPKEYLKSESVRRESSKQLMISKSKDSDDDDWGKEVADVAKTKNDDKGDFDTNQQNEDEESNDEDYETNQESEYKRLIAIHAGKPKGSLKEALKVEDDKVRRLSLSEQALEKAAESLGTDLIRFTQKNFLRVYPKGTRVTSSNYKPLVGWMHGAQMVAFNMQGYGKNLWLMNGMFRSNGGCGYVKKPDFLMNVGPNNEVFNPKDKLQVKKTLKVKIYVGDGWRMDFKQTHFDSYSPPDFYARVGIAGVPDDVTMKKTKIIEDNWIPAWDEEFTFPLTVPELALLRVEVHEYDMSETDDFAGQTCLPIAELKQGIRAVPLFDRKGEKYNSVRLLMRFDFI, encoded by the exons ATGGGTAGCTACCGAGTCTGCGTCTGCTTCCGGAGGAAGTTCAAGTCAGGGGAGGCAGAACCGCCCCACGAAATCCGAGAACTCTTCAACAAATACTCCGAAGGTGGGGCCCACATGACACCTGACCAACTCTGCCGCTTCCTCACCGAGGTTCAAGGCGAGGTAGTAAACGACAACGACCAACTCAACCCGCAGAAGTTGGTTGAGGATTTGTTGCACAAACGACATCACATTACCAAGTTCGCGAGGCATAATCTCACGTTAGATGATTTTCATCATTATCTTTTCTCCACTGATCTCAATCCTCCCATCAGATCTCAG GTTCATCAGGATATGACAGCTCCATTGACCCATTATTTCATATATACTGGCCATAACTCCTATCTCACTGGAAATCAACTCAGCAGTGATTGTAGTGATATCCCTATTATAAAGGCATTAAATAGAGGTGTGAGAGTTGTTGAGCTTGATATATGGCCCAATTCCACCAAAGATGATATTCTTGTTCTACATGGAAG GACATTAACAACACCTGTGGAGTTGATCAAATGTTTGAAATCCATTAAAGATCATGCTTTTTCTGCATCTCCCTACCCAGTCATAATAACTCTTGAAGACCATCTTACACCAGAACTTCAAGCAAAAGCTGCTCAG ATGATTACTCAAACATTTGAAGATATGCTGTTCTGTCCAAACGATGAAAATTTAACCAATGTTCCTTCACCTGAAGAATTAAAGTATAGGATCATGATATCAACAAAACCTCCGAAAGAGTACTTAAAATCTGAAAGTGTGAGGAGGGAGAGTTCCAAACAATTGATGATATCAAAATCAAAGGATTCTGATGATGATGACTGGGGAAAGGAAGTTGCTGATGTTGCGAAAACTAAAAACGATGACAAG GGTGACTTTGATACAAATCAACAGAATGAGGATGAGGAATCAAATGATGAAGACTATGAAACAAATCAGGAGAGTGAATATAAGCGTTTAATCGCTATTCATGCTGGAAAACCTAAGGGTAGTTTGAAGGAAGCCTTAAAAGTTGAAGATGATAAAGTGAGACGCCTTAGCTTAAGTGAACAAGCTCTTGAAAAGGCTGCTGAATCACTTGGAACTGATCTTATTAG ATTCACCCAGAAGAACTTTTTGAGGGTGTATCCGAAGGGTACGCGGGTCACCTCCTCAAACTACAAGCCACTTGTTGGATGGATGCATGGTGCTCAAATGGTTGCCTTCAATATGCAG GGATATGGCAAAAATCTTTGGTTGATGAATGGAATGTTTAGATCCAATGGGGGATGTGGTTATGTAAAAAAGCCAGACTTTCTAATGAATGTAGGTCCAAACAATGAGGTATTCAATCCTAAAGATAAGTTGCAGGTAAAGAAGACTCTTAAG GTCAAAATATATGTGGGTGATGGATGGCGTATGGATttcaaacaaactcattttgACTCATATTCTCCGCCTGATTTTTATGCCAGG GTTGGCATAGCTGGAGTGCCAGATGATGTAACAATGaagaaaacaaagataatagaAGATAACTGGATACCTGCATGGGACGAAGAGTTCACCTTTCCTTTAACTGTCCCTGAACTTGCTTTGCTCAGAGTGGAAGTTCATGAATATGACATGTCTGAGACAGATGATTTTGCTGGCCAAACTTGTTTACCAATTGCTGAACTCAAACAAGGGATCCGCGCAGTTCCACTCTTCGACCGAAAAGGAGAGAAGTACAATTCAGTTAGGCTTCTTATGCGATTCGATTTTATTTAA